Genomic segment of Methanosarcina vacuolata Z-761:
CAAGCTCCTTCTCCTGATGATTTTTTATTGAATTTGTTGTATAAATATTTTGGATCAGATCCAGTTTATGGGGTTAAAAAGAAACTCAAAATTAATACTCAAAAGAATAAAAAATCGATAAGATACTTATTTGTATTATCTATTGCTGAGATTGTTACATACCCGGATATCCATAAAAAATGGAAAAAATCACTGAAAATAATTGGTACTGACATTTTAGAAAAAGAGGACATAAAGGTAATAATAAGTAGTTCTTCTCCTATCGTTACTCACCTTGTCGCAAACGATTTAAAAAAGGAGTTTAATATTCCATGGATTGCTGATTTAAGAGACCTTTGGTCACAGAATCATTATTATAAATATAGTTTCATAAGGAAATTTTTCGAAAAAAAGCTTGAAGTAAAAACGTTAACTGAATCAAATGCTATAACAACAGTTTCCACATATTTAGCTAATGATTTGAAAAAATTGCATGGCGAAAACAAAGTTTTTGTTGCTCCCAATGGTTTCGATCCAAAAGACATAGATAACTCAGTTGTGGATATCACAGATAAGTTTACTATTACATATACTGGTACCCTCTATCAAGGAAAAAGGGATCCATCTAAATTGTTCAAAGCCATTAATGAATTAATTTCAGAAAACAAAATTGATAAAAATGATATAAATATTAGATTTTATGGTAAACAAGAGGATTGGTTGTATAAGGATATTGAAAAATACAATTTAAAAGATGTAACTAATTATTATGGTTTTGTTTCTAGAAACCTTGTGGTTACTAAGCAGAGAGAATCACAATTATTGCTTTTGCTATTATGGGATAATCCAAAGGAATCGGGTGTGTATACTGGAAAAATTTTTGAATATCTTGCTGCACAAAGGCCAATTATAGCAATTGGGCCTTCTGTTGGTGGTGTTGTCAAGGATCTGTTGGAAGAAACGGGAGTTGGAATTTATACCTCTTCTATTCAGGAGTTAAAAGAATATTTAGTACAATGTTATTTTGAATATAAAACGAAAGGTAGAGTTTTATATAATGGAAGAAGAGGTCAAATAGAAAAATATAGCCAAAGAGAAATGGCAAGAACCTTTGCAAGACGTATGGATGAACTTTCAAGATAAATACTGTTTTTCATTTTCTTATTTCATAGTTAGTGTTATCCATGTTAATTTGTAGTACAAACAACGTTTGTTCAGGAAAATAGTATATTTTTCTTTATCCTGTTGCAGGATAATTGATGGGACGCCTGCGGAACGTGGGGAAGGATTTGGGGACTTGTTTTCGAAAGAGAAGGGAATGAACCAGGAAGTTTCTCCCTTTAAACTGAGCCGAAAGGCGAAGAATTAGGGGAGAGGTAGTTCACTTGTGTCTATTGAACCGTATTCAAAATAATATTTTATTAAAAAGCTGCACAAATGTGCTTAAAAATGTGGGGTTAAGAGGTAATACTGAAGCTTTTTAGTAAATTTAATTCATTTTTACTAATCCCTTTGATTAAAATCATTATGGAAAAATACACAAATACACCCAATAATACCGAAATGAAAAAATTCATAATATTAGAGGGATTAAAACAAGAAATAACTCCTAACATGATTAAAGAAGCCATGATACTTTTCAAAACAAAACCTAAATTTAAATTGAATTCAATATGCTTAAAAGAAACAAGGATACAAGTTGCTACCATTAATGTATATGAAATTAAAGTTGCAATTGCTGCTCCAACAATTCCAATTGACGGTATCAATATAATATTAAAAACTATGTTTAATAAGGCAGCAAAGATATGGATGTATAAGTTGAACTTTGTTTTTTTTACAAGGTGTGTAATATTAATAATTATCTGAAAAATACCTGATAAAAGTCCTGACAAAGCAATAAAAGGAATAACAACATTTCCTGAAATAAATTCTTGTGTTGTAAAAATTTCCAACATGGGCTTTGAAAGTGCAGATAATCCAAAAACAGCAGGAATTGCTATTAAAAGGAAATATTTCATTGAATAATCTAAATAAACCTTTACTTCATCGATTTTTCCTTCATCATATAAACGCGAAAGTTCTGGAAACAGAATAAGTTGGATTGGTGTAATAAACAAATGAATCAGATTTCCAATGGTATACGAAGCTGAATAAATCCCGGCTTGGCTTAAGCCTAAAAAATAACTGACCATATATCTATCACTTGAATCAGTTATCCATCTGATAAGAGAATTTGGAGTTAATGGTATAGAGTATTTCAAATATTCACCGATCTGATTAAATTTTGGGATTTCAAAGCCTACCTCGGATACAATCTTATAAATGGAAATTATGAACAATAATCCCTGAATAATTAGTACAGCTAGTATAACTCCAAACAAGCCTAATTCCATAAAGATAAATAATAAAATTAAAATTAATTGCCCAAATGTCTGAAATAAAGTTAAAAAGGCAAATTTATTGGTTTGTCGGGATACTCTAAAATAAAAAATTGAAATTTGATCAATTGCACTAAAAAAAATCATAAAAGCTCCCACTTTTATGAAACCTGATGTACTTATATCTTTGAATATACTTGAAGCCAAAAAATCAGATAAGAGAAATACCACTATAGATACTAGTAATCCAGTAAAAGCCACAAAAAATATTACAGAAAAAAATCCTTCTCTTAATTTTTTTTTATCTTTTTCTGAAGAGAGAAATCTTACAACTCCCATAGATAAGCCCATTAGAGCAAGAGGAGATAAAAGAGACACAGTAATATTTATTTGTGCCCAGATTCCATAATCCTGAGACCCCAGAGTTTTTGTGATTACTGGAAGCAAAAAGAAGCTACTTAGACCTATTAGGGCCTGAGTGATTCCTATTAACCCCACATCTTTTATAAATTTTTGATATGTCATTAAAATCACATATTGTTTTTTCTACCATTTTTTTATTAATTTTGAATCGTATTTCTCCGTTTACTCATTCATTTAAACCTTAGTGTTTTGGTAGTAACAATTGAGATCTTAGATAATCTTAATAATCATGAAAATTTCTCCAAAAACGACAACAAGAATATTATTTATCTGAAGAAATCATTTGCGGAAAGACAGGTAAAATGTCTGTATTTATGATCTAAATTTGAAGTTAATGTTGCCTATTATCCTCATTGTAGGAATAGCTTAGATTTTAACACAGTCTTATATCCTTATATGCTGGTAGAGATCTAAGCAAAGACTATATTCAATAATCAGATTGTCATGACACTAGATTACAAATTTCCTCTCCACTTGTAATCCAGGCATTCTTTTTAGAGCAATATTCCAAAATCTTCTCATAAAATTTCAAATTTTCTCCCTGCATGTATGTATTATGCCAGAGTATTGTAATCACTCCATTGTACTGCTCAACAGTATCAATAAGATTCTTTACGAACTCCAAAGCTTTTTTAAAATCAAGTTGCATGTAATCTTCAAATAAAGTACAATCCATAATTGTCAAGGGGATCTCCAGAATATCGATCTGTTGTCCAGTATTCACATTAAAAGGTTTGAATGGATGGCACATTCCATTTCGGAATCCAGCACAGTCAGCATAACCAAATGTAGAATCATATTTGAAACCGGCTTTACTCAATAATTCCCAAGTATTCGGTACCTTAAATCTTAAATAGTGATTTCTATATCCAATTACTTTTTTGCCGAGAACCTTTTCAAGCTTTTGTTTTTTTTTCTTGATATCCTCAAGGTTGTTGTAAGATTCATTTCCTCCATGAAGACCAAGTTCCCATCCATTGTCTGATATATTACTTAATTCATCTTTGATGTCCTCTATATTATAGCTATAGTCACTTTCTCCTGATTCTAGGGTTAAAAAATAAAAGCTGGATTTTGCATCATATTTTGCTTCTAACTCTATTATTTCTTTAAAGTTCCAGTAAGGATTTAGTTTCTTATTAACTCTAGAAAAAGAAATTTTTATGGCATCTGTTAAGTTTCCTTTTACAAAAGCTCTTGTGGCTTCAGACACTGAGTACAGTCTACTGGGTTGAATAATATCAATATCATGAGTAAGACAAACAGCAAATTTTTTTTCATCTGGATACTGTGGTCTCAGCCCATTTTCGAATAGAAATTTGGAAACACTGGGCTCAAAAATGCTTCTGTGACTGCTTAGATAGTAGGGAAACCTATTATACTGATCAGAGAAAGTTAAATTGTACTCTTCTTTTCTAGTAAAAAGGTCCCAGAGTTCGGTATTTTCTTTTAGTTTTTCATACATAATGTTTTTCTTTGTTCCAGGATTAACAACGTATGAATCGTGCACCATAACACTGGCTCCGGTTTCCAGGCAAAGAGCTTTGTGAGGTTCTAAATGCCTTATTATTGGGCTCATTTTTATGATTTTGAGTCTGTTGCCAGAATAATTATCAGCTTGATAATTTTACCTTGTCTACGCCAGATAATTCTATGAACTTATTTAATTTTTTCAAAAGAATATCCTATTCAACTTAGTTAAATTTTTTGGTCAAAGCTTATTACATGTAAATCCGGTAAAAGAGAGGAACTCTCAAATATGAGAAATTAAAGACTTATTATAGGATTAATGAGTCACAAAGGTCAATGATACTTTTTTGAAAAAATTTGATAAATATTGAAGAAATCGACGTAATTTTTCATGATTCTTTACTTAACCGACGACACATGAATAGAAGCTAAATTGAATAAAACCCAGAAAAGTTGAAAAGACTTGACAGATGACTAATCCAGCGAAATTTAAGAATCGGAATTCGGAGAAACTAATAACTTCAAGTGTGGAACTGATGTATAATTTCCCAGCAATCGGTTAGGAATGGTCTGATATCTTTTACATCATATACTGCAAGATATGTTTTATCACTTTGGAGAAGATTTCTGAAAAATATACGATAGTATCCTTTTCGTTTTGCTAAGTTACTTATTTCATGTTTTATATATACAAAATGTATATTTTTGTCTTTTATTTGAGTTTGGGATTTCACTTTTTTTCCAATAGCATCTAAGTATTGAGAGTATTGTAAATTGACTCCTGAAAGGTTTCCCATCCTGTGCCACATCATTGAGCGTAAGTTTATTTCCATTAGTTTGTATTTTTTGTCTCTCTGATCATATTTAAATTCGGGCTCAGCAATCCCTTTTATGTTCATACCATTTAATAAAATTCTTCCTTGTTCGAGAATTTCTTCTGGGGCTTCATTTGAGGCACTTGAAAATACACCAAAATCATTTGGATACTGGGATAACTTTTTTCCTGTCCATTCATTCAGGATTTTTCCATCTTGATTTCTGTAGGCTACATATGCATATATGCAGGATCCGTCTCCCGGAATTATTTCTGAAGCCAAAAAGCTTATTCCAGTATCAAGGTGTCTTTCAAGATCCTTTCTGTTTTTTTCAACTTCTTTTAAACCAGTCAGAATTAAGTTACGAAAAACATTTGTCTTCATATCTTCTCTTT
This window contains:
- a CDS encoding glycosyltransferase, translated to MKKALLISYYFPPDPEIGGLRMQGLARYLPEFGWEPIILTKELHEESDLQFRVIQAPSPDDFLLNLLYKYFGSDPVYGVKKKLKINTQKNKKSIRYLFVLSIAEIVTYPDIHKKWKKSLKIIGTDILEKEDIKVIISSSSPIVTHLVANDLKKEFNIPWIADLRDLWSQNHYYKYSFIRKFFEKKLEVKTLTESNAITTVSTYLANDLKKLHGENKVFVAPNGFDPKDIDNSVVDITDKFTITYTGTLYQGKRDPSKLFKAINELISENKIDKNDINIRFYGKQEDWLYKDIEKYNLKDVTNYYGFVSRNLVVTKQRESQLLLLLLWDNPKESGVYTGKIFEYLAAQRPIIAIGPSVGGVVKDLLEETGVGIYTSSIQELKEYLVQCYFEYKTKGRVLYNGRRGQIEKYSQREMARTFARRMDELSR
- a CDS encoding flippase produces the protein MTYQKFIKDVGLIGITQALIGLSSFFLLPVITKTLGSQDYGIWAQINITVSLLSPLALMGLSMGVVRFLSSEKDKKKLREGFFSVIFFVAFTGLLVSIVVFLLSDFLASSIFKDISTSGFIKVGAFMIFFSAIDQISIFYFRVSRQTNKFAFLTLFQTFGQLILILLFIFMELGLFGVILAVLIIQGLLFIISIYKIVSEVGFEIPKFNQIGEYLKYSIPLTPNSLIRWITDSSDRYMVSYFLGLSQAGIYSASYTIGNLIHLFITPIQLILFPELSRLYDEGKIDEVKVYLDYSMKYFLLIAIPAVFGLSALSKPMLEIFTTQEFISGNVVIPFIALSGLLSGIFQIIINITHLVKKTKFNLYIHIFAALLNIVFNIILIPSIGIVGAAIATLISYTLMVATCILVSFKHIEFNLNLGFVLKSIMASLIMLGVISCFNPSNIMNFFISVLLGVFVYFSIMILIKGISKNELNLLKSFSITS
- a CDS encoding polysaccharide deacetylase family protein, whose protein sequence is MYEKLKENTELWDLFTRKEEYNLTFSDQYNRFPYYLSSHRSIFEPSVSKFLFENGLRPQYPDEKKFAVCLTHDIDIIQPSRLYSVSEATRAFVKGNLTDAIKISFSRVNKKLNPYWNFKEIIELEAKYDAKSSFYFLTLESGESDYSYNIEDIKDELSNISDNGWELGLHGGNESYNNLEDIKKKKQKLEKVLGKKVIGYRNHYLRFKVPNTWELLSKAGFKYDSTFGYADCAGFRNGMCHPFKPFNVNTGQQIDILEIPLTIMDCTLFEDYMQLDFKKALEFVKNLIDTVEQYNGVITILWHNTYMQGENLKFYEKILEYCSKKNAWITSGEEICNLVS
- a CDS encoding carboxylate--amine ligase, with the translated sequence MERDHCALVLGGYVNGYSIIQELHEKRVQDIILFDSSKKLASYSNKIKKFILIDETPESLLKEIRNLHEEYERVIVFPSDDLYLENLHAIYDKISPFCFLPFNHENLKECLDKYVQYSYCEALGVPYPKTMEIQKKEDIENIKKIQFPIIIKPKKREDMKTNVFRNLILTGLKEVEKNRKDLERHLDTGISFLASEIIPGDGSCIYAYVAYRNQDGKILNEWTGKKLSQYPNDFGVFSSASNEAPEEILEQGRILLNGMNIKGIAEPEFKYDQRDKKYKLMEINLRSMMWHRMGNLSGVNLQYSQYLDAIGKKVKSQTQIKDKNIHFVYIKHEISNLAKRKGYYRIFFRNLLQSDKTYLAVYDVKDIRPFLTDCWEIIHQFHT